The following proteins are co-located in the Pseudomonas sp. DY-1 genome:
- the fadB gene encoding fatty acid oxidation complex subunit alpha FadB encodes MIYEGKAITVKALEGGIVELKFDLKGESVNKFNRLTLNELRDAVAAIKADASVKGVIVSSGKDVFIVGADITEFVENFQLPDEELVAGNLEANKIFSAFEDLEVPTVAAINGIALGGGLEMCLAADYRVMSTVAKIGLPEVKLGIYPGFGGTVRLPRLIGTDNAIEWIASGKENRAEDALKVGAVDAVVAPALLQAGALDLVKRAISGELDFKAKRQPKLEKLKLNAIEQMMAFETAKGFVAGQAGPNYPAPVEAIKTIQKAANFGRDKALEVEAAGFVKLAKTSVATSLIGLFLNDQELKKKGKQYDEAAKDVKLAAVLGAGIMGGGIAYQSASKGTPILMKDIREEGIQMGLNEASKLLGKRVEKGRMKPEKMAEALNAIRPTMSYGDFGNVDIVVEAVVENPKVKHAVLAEVEGHVREDAIIASNTSTISISYLAQALKRPENFVGMHFFNPVHMMPLVEVIRGEKSSEVAVATTVAYAKKMGKNPIVVNDCPGFLVNRVLFPYFGGFAKLLEFGVDFVRIDKIMEKFGWPMGPAYLSDVVGIDTGHHGRDVMAEGFPDRMAVEGKTAVDVMYEAKRLGQKNGKGFYAYETDKRGKPKKVTDPVAYEVLKSIVKEQRELTDEDIINFMMIPLCLETVRCLEDGIVSTAAEADMGLIYGIGFPPFRGGALRYIDSIGVAEFVALADKYADLGALYHPTAKLREMAKNGQKFFG; translated from the coding sequence ATGATTTACGAAGGTAAAGCCATCACGGTTAAGGCTCTTGAGGGCGGTATCGTCGAACTGAAATTCGACCTCAAGGGTGAGTCCGTCAACAAGTTCAACCGCCTCACCCTGAACGAACTGCGTGATGCAGTTGCAGCCATCAAGGCCGACGCTTCGGTCAAGGGCGTGATCGTTAGCAGCGGCAAGGACGTGTTCATCGTCGGCGCCGATATCACCGAGTTCGTCGAGAACTTCCAGCTGCCCGACGAAGAGTTGGTGGCCGGCAACCTCGAAGCCAACAAGATCTTCAGCGCGTTCGAAGACCTCGAAGTTCCCACCGTTGCCGCGATCAACGGCATCGCCTTGGGTGGCGGCCTGGAAATGTGCCTGGCAGCCGACTATCGCGTGATGAGCACCGTTGCCAAGATCGGCCTGCCGGAAGTCAAACTCGGCATCTATCCGGGCTTCGGCGGCACTGTGCGCCTGCCGCGCCTCATCGGTACCGACAACGCGATCGAGTGGATCGCTTCCGGCAAGGAGAACCGTGCCGAGGACGCCCTGAAAGTTGGTGCCGTCGATGCTGTTGTCGCTCCCGCCCTGCTGCAGGCTGGCGCTCTGGACCTGGTCAAGCGTGCCATCTCCGGCGAGCTGGATTTCAAGGCCAAGCGTCAACCCAAGCTTGAAAAGCTGAAGCTCAATGCCATCGAACAGATGATGGCCTTCGAAACCGCCAAGGGCTTCGTTGCTGGCCAGGCCGGCCCGAATTACCCAGCTCCGGTCGAAGCCATCAAAACCATCCAGAAAGCTGCCAACTTCGGCCGCGACAAAGCTCTGGAAGTGGAAGCCGCCGGCTTCGTGAAGCTGGCCAAGACTTCGGTCGCCACTAGCCTGATCGGCCTGTTCCTGAATGACCAGGAACTGAAGAAAAAGGGCAAACAGTACGACGAAGCTGCCAAGGACGTGAAACTGGCTGCCGTACTCGGCGCTGGCATCATGGGTGGCGGCATCGCCTACCAGTCCGCTTCCAAGGGCACTCCGATCCTGATGAAGGATATCCGCGAAGAGGGTATCCAGATGGGCCTGAACGAAGCGTCCAAGCTGCTCGGCAAGCGCGTCGAGAAAGGCCGCATGAAGCCTGAAAAGATGGCTGAAGCGCTGAATGCGATTCGTCCGACCATGTCCTACGGCGACTTCGGCAACGTCGATATCGTGGTCGAAGCTGTCGTCGAGAACCCGAAGGTCAAGCACGCCGTGCTGGCCGAGGTGGAAGGTCATGTTCGCGAAGACGCGATCATCGCTTCCAACACCTCCACCATCTCCATCAGCTACCTGGCCCAGGCCCTGAAGCGTCCGGAGAACTTCGTCGGCATGCACTTCTTCAACCCGGTGCACATGATGCCGCTGGTTGAAGTGATTCGTGGCGAGAAGTCCAGCGAAGTGGCTGTTGCCACTACCGTTGCCTACGCCAAGAAAATGGGCAAGAACCCGATCGTGGTCAACGACTGCCCCGGCTTCCTGGTCAACCGTGTGCTGTTCCCGTATTTCGGCGGTTTCGCCAAGCTGCTGGAATTCGGCGTCGACTTCGTACGCATCGACAAGATCATGGAGAAGTTCGGCTGGCCCATGGGCCCGGCCTACTTGTCCGACGTGGTCGGCATCGACACCGGCCACCACGGCCGCGATGTGATGGCCGAAGGCTTCCCGGATCGTATGGCCGTTGAAGGCAAGACCGCCGTTGACGTCATGTACGAAGCCAAGCGCCTGGGTCAGAAGAATGGCAAGGGCTTCTACGCCTACGAAACCGACAAGCGCGGCAAGCCGAAGAAGGTTACCGATCCGGTTGCCTACGAAGTGCTGAAGTCGATCGTCAAGGAGCAGCGTGAGCTGACCGACGAAGACATCATCAACTTCATGATGATCCCGCTGTGCCTGGAAACCGTGCGCTGCCTGGAAGATGGCATCGTATCGACCGCTGCCGAGGCCGACATGGGCCTGATCTACGGCATCGGCTTCCCGCCCTTCCGTGGTGGTGCGCTGCGCTACATCGACAGCATCGGTGTGGCCGAGTTCGTGGCCCTGGCCGACAAGTACGCCGACCTGGGCGCGCTGTACCACCCGACCGCCAAGCTTCGCGAAATGGCCAAGAACGGCCAGAAGTTTTTCGGCTAA
- a CDS encoding universal stress protein, whose product MTYQHILVAVDLTDECHPVVRRAQALAQASNAKLSLVHIVEPMAMAFGGDVPMDLSMLQQQQFEQARERLQGFAGIYSELSADQRHLAYGQPRQEIHRLAEEQGCDLIVVGSHGRHGLALLLGSTANDVLHGAPCDVLAVRLKKPE is encoded by the coding sequence ATGACCTACCAGCACATTCTGGTCGCCGTAGACCTGACCGATGAATGCCATCCGGTGGTGCGTCGCGCCCAAGCGCTGGCCCAAGCCAGCAATGCCAAGCTGTCGCTGGTGCATATCGTCGAACCGATGGCCATGGCCTTCGGTGGTGACGTACCCATGGACCTGTCCATGCTCCAGCAACAGCAGTTCGAACAGGCTCGGGAGCGCTTGCAGGGCTTCGCCGGCATTTATTCCGAGCTGAGCGCCGACCAGCGCCACCTGGCCTACGGCCAGCCACGCCAGGAAATCCACCGCCTCGCCGAGGAGCAGGGCTGCGACCTGATCGTTGTCGGCAGCCATGGCCGCCACGGCCTTGCTCTGCTGCTCGGCTCCACCGCGAACGATGTGCTCCACGGCGCACCTTGCGACGTACTGGCGGTCCGCCTGAAGAAGCCTGAATAA
- a CDS encoding ATP-binding cassette domain-containing protein, translating to MTLLKFTDVSLAYGAMPLLDKVSWQIARGERVCIIGRNGTGKSSLLRLVKGDQFADDGEIWRAPALKIGELPQELPLADDRTVFDVVAEGLAGVGALLAEYHHLSQHIQSEADLTKLAHVQQELEARDGWRLQQLVDSTLSRLQLPADKTLAELSGGWRRRVLLAQALVAEPDLLLLDEPTNHLDIGAIAWLEEALLGFNGAVLFITHDRSFLQNLATRILELDRGHLIDWNGDYASFLVHKEQQLAAEETANALFDKRLAQEEVWIRQGIKARRTRNEGRVRALKAMRAERADRRERQGKASFQLETAEKSGKQVMVAESVGFAHPGGEPLIRDFNLVLQRSDRIGLLGANGTGKTTLLKLLLGDLQPTSGSIEVGTRLEVAYFDQLRHQLDLEKTVIDNLAEGREFITIEGQNRHVLSYLGDFLFSPQRARTPVKALSGGERARLLLAKLFSKPANLLVLDEPTNDLDVETLELLEEVLLSFPGTVLMVSHDRAFLDNVVTSTLVFEGEGRVREYVGGYQDWLRQGGSPRLLGVGEGREAKAEAPKAAEPAPVVKATVAEAPKQKLSYKLQRELEAIPGQIEALEAEQAKLQEEISDPVFYQRPAEQTRVVLERLDGLQKELDRLIERWAELEDS from the coding sequence ATGACGCTGCTCAAGTTCACCGACGTATCTCTTGCCTACGGCGCCATGCCGCTGCTGGATAAGGTGTCCTGGCAGATCGCCCGTGGCGAGCGCGTTTGCATCATTGGCCGCAACGGCACAGGCAAGTCGAGCCTGCTGCGCCTGGTCAAGGGCGATCAGTTCGCCGATGACGGTGAAATCTGGCGCGCACCGGCGCTGAAGATCGGCGAATTGCCGCAAGAGTTGCCGCTTGCTGACGATCGTACCGTTTTCGACGTGGTCGCCGAGGGTCTGGCCGGTGTCGGCGCGCTGTTGGCCGAATACCATCACCTCAGCCAGCACATCCAGTCCGAGGCGGACCTGACCAAGCTGGCCCACGTCCAGCAGGAACTCGAAGCTCGCGACGGCTGGCGCCTGCAGCAACTGGTAGATAGCACCCTGAGCCGCCTGCAGCTGCCGGCGGACAAAACCCTGGCCGAGCTTTCCGGTGGCTGGCGCCGCCGCGTGCTGTTGGCACAGGCGCTGGTGGCCGAGCCTGACCTGCTGCTGCTCGACGAGCCCACCAACCATCTGGATATCGGCGCCATTGCCTGGCTGGAAGAGGCCCTGCTGGGCTTCAACGGTGCAGTACTGTTCATCACCCACGACCGTTCCTTCCTGCAGAACTTGGCCACGCGCATCCTGGAACTGGATCGCGGCCACCTGATCGACTGGAACGGCGACTACGCCAGCTTCCTGGTCCACAAGGAGCAGCAACTGGCGGCGGAAGAGACGGCCAACGCGCTGTTCGACAAGCGACTAGCGCAGGAAGAAGTATGGATTCGCCAAGGCATCAAGGCGCGTCGTACGCGTAATGAAGGTCGCGTACGCGCGCTCAAGGCGATGCGTGCCGAACGTGCCGATCGTCGCGAGCGTCAGGGCAAGGCCAGTTTCCAGCTGGAAACCGCCGAGAAGTCCGGCAAGCAGGTCATGGTGGCCGAGAGCGTCGGATTTGCACATCCGGGCGGCGAACCGCTGATTCGCGATTTCAACCTGGTGCTGCAGCGCTCCGACCGTATCGGCCTCCTTGGCGCCAACGGAACCGGCAAGACCACGCTGCTCAAGCTGCTGCTCGGGGATCTGCAACCCACCAGCGGCAGCATCGAGGTCGGCACTCGCCTCGAAGTGGCGTATTTCGACCAGTTGCGTCACCAGCTCGATCTGGAAAAGACCGTAATCGACAACCTCGCCGAAGGTCGCGAGTTCATAACCATCGAGGGCCAGAACCGTCATGTGCTGAGCTATCTCGGAGACTTCCTGTTCAGCCCGCAGCGCGCTCGCACACCCGTGAAGGCGCTGTCCGGAGGCGAACGGGCACGTCTGTTGCTGGCAAAGTTGTTCAGCAAGCCGGCGAACCTGTTGGTATTGGACGAACCAACCAACGACCTGGACGTGGAAACCCTGGAATTGCTTGAAGAAGTGCTGCTGAGCTTCCCTGGCACCGTGTTGATGGTCAGCCACGACCGGGCCTTCCTCGACAACGTGGTCACCAGCACTTTGGTGTTCGAGGGCGAGGGTCGGGTTCGCGAGTATGTGGGCGGTTATCAGGATTGGTTGCGCCAGGGCGGTTCGCCGCGCCTGCTGGGCGTTGGGGAGGGGCGAGAGGCCAAGGCCGAGGCTCCCAAGGCCGCAGAACCCGCACCCGTGGTCAAGGCGACCGTCGCTGAGGCTCCGAAGCAGAAGCTGAGCTATAAGCTCCAGCGCGAACTGGAAGCGATTCCCGGGCAGATCGAAGCCCTGGAGGCTGAGCAGGCGAAGCTGCAGGAGGAAATTTCCGACCCGGTATTCTATCAGCGCCCGGCGGAGCAGACCCGCGTGGTGCTGGAACGCCTGGATGGCTTGCAGAAGGAACTGGACCGCCTGATCGAGCGTTGGGCGGAGCTGGAAGACAGTTGA
- a CDS encoding transglycosylase SLT domain-containing protein, whose protein sequence is MRGRLLSLFSCLLLSTVGLQVAQASSVPLAQQRLMYDEAKRALAKGDSGPYQRYANALRDYPLEPYLAYDELTARLKWASNEEIEKFLAEHGDLPQAGWMKLRWLRWLAERGEWQTFVNYYDPKLNFTELDCLFGQYQLKHGMKKEGYASAKKLWLVGKSQPEACDVLFGMWSAEGQLTEELRWKRAKLAAEARNYGLANHLVKTMPRLGTQGKLMVEVAQKPQILSQTARFAPADRHTADAAGLGLRRLARQDPEKALSLLDVYAARLPFSKEEKVAIAREIGLTLAKRFDSRALKVMTHYDPELRDNTVSEWRARLLLRLGRWDDAYQLTRQMPEDLAKTNRWRYWQARSLQLAQPQSQQPVPLFQPVARERDFYGFMAADRIQAPYQLNNKPLAIDPKVMQKVRNTAGIRRALEFHDRGEIVNGRREWYHVSRLFNRDEMVAQAKIAYDLQWYFPAIRTISQAQYWDDLDIRFPMAHRSALTQQAKIRGLHSSWVFAITRQESAFMADARSGVGAMGLMQLMPGTAKETARKFGIPLGSPKQAFNPDVNIQLGAAYLSQVHGQFNGNRVLASAAYNAGPGRVRQWLRGADHLSYDVWVETIPFDETRQYVQNVLSYSVIYGHKLNAPQPLVDWHERYFDDQ, encoded by the coding sequence ATGCGCGGTCGTCTGCTCAGCCTGTTTTCCTGTCTGCTCCTTTCTACGGTCGGCCTGCAAGTCGCTCAGGCCTCCTCGGTTCCCCTCGCGCAGCAGCGGCTGATGTACGACGAGGCCAAGCGCGCACTGGCCAAGGGTGATTCCGGCCCCTACCAGCGCTACGCCAATGCCCTGCGCGACTACCCGCTGGAGCCCTACCTGGCATACGACGAGCTGACCGCCCGTCTGAAATGGGCGAGCAACGAAGAAATAGAGAAATTCCTCGCCGAGCATGGCGACCTTCCCCAAGCCGGGTGGATGAAGCTGCGCTGGTTGCGCTGGCTGGCCGAGCGGGGCGAGTGGCAGACGTTCGTCAATTACTACGACCCCAAGCTCAATTTCACTGAACTCGACTGCCTTTTCGGCCAGTACCAGCTCAAGCACGGAATGAAGAAAGAAGGCTATGCCTCGGCCAAGAAGCTCTGGCTGGTGGGCAAGTCCCAGCCCGAAGCCTGCGATGTGCTGTTCGGCATGTGGAGCGCCGAGGGCCAACTGACCGAGGAGCTGCGCTGGAAGCGCGCCAAGCTGGCCGCTGAAGCCCGCAACTATGGCCTGGCCAACCACTTGGTGAAAACCATGCCGCGCCTGGGCACCCAGGGCAAGCTGATGGTGGAAGTGGCGCAGAAGCCGCAGATATTGAGCCAGACTGCCCGTTTCGCACCCGCCGATCGCCACACGGCCGATGCCGCAGGTCTCGGCTTGCGCCGCCTGGCACGCCAGGACCCGGAGAAGGCTCTGAGCCTGCTGGATGTCTATGCAGCGCGCCTGCCCTTCTCCAAGGAAGAGAAAGTGGCCATCGCCCGCGAAATCGGCCTGACCCTGGCCAAGCGCTTCGACTCCCGCGCACTAAAGGTCATGACTCATTACGACCCCGAACTGCGCGACAACACCGTCAGCGAATGGCGCGCGCGCCTGCTACTGCGACTAGGTCGCTGGGACGACGCCTACCAGTTGACCCGGCAGATGCCCGAAGACCTGGCCAAGACCAACCGCTGGCGCTACTGGCAGGCCCGCAGCCTGCAACTGGCGCAGCCCCAGAGCCAGCAACCGGTCCCGCTGTTCCAACCGGTTGCCCGAGAGCGTGACTTCTACGGCTTCATGGCCGCCGACCGTATCCAGGCACCCTATCAGTTGAACAACAAGCCTCTGGCCATCGACCCGAAGGTGATGCAGAAGGTGCGCAACACCGCAGGCATCCGCCGTGCGCTGGAGTTCCATGACCGCGGCGAGATCGTCAACGGCCGCCGCGAGTGGTACCACGTCAGCCGCCTGTTCAACCGCGACGAGATGGTGGCCCAGGCCAAGATCGCCTATGACCTGCAATGGTACTTCCCGGCCATCCGCACCATCAGCCAGGCCCAGTACTGGGATGACCTGGATATCCGCTTCCCGATGGCCCACCGCTCGGCACTGACCCAGCAAGCGAAGATTCGCGGTCTGCATTCCAGCTGGGTGTTCGCCATCACCCGCCAGGAAAGCGCCTTCATGGCCGACGCGCGCTCCGGCGTCGGCGCAATGGGGCTGATGCAACTGATGCCGGGCACCGCCAAGGAAACCGCGCGCAAGTTCGGCATTCCGCTGGGCTCGCCGAAGCAGGCGTTCAACCCCGACGTCAACATCCAGCTCGGCGCCGCCTACCTGAGTCAGGTCCACGGCCAGTTCAACGGCAACCGAGTGCTCGCCTCGGCCGCCTACAACGCCGGCCCCGGCCGGGTTCGCCAGTGGCTGCGGGGCGCCGACCACTTGTCCTACGATGTCTGGGTGGAAACCATTCCCTTCGACGAAACCCGCCAGTATGTGCAGAACGTGCTGTCCTACTCGGTGATCTACGGGCACAAGCTGAACGCTCCGCAGCCTCTGGTGGATTGGCACGAGCGATATTTCGACGACCAGTAA
- a CDS encoding MOSC domain-containing protein: MLRLSSLYRYPMKSAIGEPLQKVQVDALGLAGDRRWMLVDAENGRFLTQRAFPRMSQLSARWNDAGGLTLSTAGQPTLEVLLPDPDGNLRGTFVWGAPMHVPDAGDEAAQWLSDFLGKACRLVHVPEHRARDIPGSLLPEEKVGFADGFPLLLIGQASLEDLSERVGRPLEMLRFRPNLVVEGSAAYAEDGWKRIRIGGIEFSVAKGCSRCILTTIDPATGERNADREPLTTLKTYREREGEVYFGQNLINRATGVLEVGMEIEVLE, from the coding sequence ATGTTGCGTCTCTCCTCCCTCTATCGATACCCCATGAAATCCGCCATTGGCGAACCCCTGCAGAAGGTCCAGGTGGACGCCTTGGGCTTGGCAGGCGACCGGCGCTGGATGCTGGTGGATGCCGAAAATGGCCGCTTCCTGACCCAGCGCGCCTTTCCCCGGATGTCCCAGCTTTCGGCACGGTGGAACGATGCCGGCGGCTTGACCCTGAGCACCGCGGGGCAGCCGACCCTGGAAGTGCTGTTGCCCGATCCCGACGGCAATCTGCGCGGTACCTTTGTCTGGGGTGCTCCGATGCATGTGCCGGACGCCGGCGATGAAGCGGCGCAATGGCTCAGCGATTTCCTCGGCAAGGCGTGCCGCCTGGTCCATGTACCAGAACACCGTGCGCGGGACATTCCAGGCAGTCTGTTGCCGGAAGAAAAGGTGGGTTTTGCCGACGGTTTCCCGCTGCTGCTGATCGGTCAGGCCTCGCTGGAAGACTTGAGCGAACGGGTAGGGCGGCCCTTGGAGATGCTGCGTTTTCGCCCGAATCTGGTGGTGGAGGGCAGCGCGGCCTATGCCGAGGACGGCTGGAAGCGCATTCGCATCGGTGGCATCGAGTTCAGTGTCGCCAAGGGCTGCAGCCGCTGCATCCTGACCACCATCGATCCGGCGACCGGAGAACGCAACGCCGACCGTGAGCCACTGACGACCCTGAAGACCTATCGCGAGCGCGAGGGCGAGGTCTACTTTGGACAGAATCTGATCAACCGCGCTACCGGGGTGCTGGAAGTGGGGATGGAGATCGAAGTCCTCGAGTAA
- a CDS encoding chemotaxis protein CheV — MAGILDTVDQRTQLVGENRLEILMFRLSGRQLFAINVFKVQEVLQLPKMTLIPQRHPFVCGVVNLRGQTLPVIDLSQAIGMRPLVPDERSTIIVTEYNRSVQAFLVGGVDRILNLNWESIMPPPGGAGRQHYLTAITKVDEQIVEVIDVEKVLAEIVPMSTRVSADRLGNPLLQMAVGREVLLVDDSSVALTQLRETLSQLGMRMHMASDGLKALKMLKAWADSGEDMTEKLLMIFTDAEMPEMDGYRLTTEIRNDPRLRDLYVVMHTSLSGSFNDAMVKKVGCDNFLSKFQPDRLVDVVMDRLKRDQ; from the coding sequence ATGGCCGGCATTCTCGACACCGTCGATCAACGCACCCAACTGGTGGGTGAAAACCGGCTGGAAATCCTGATGTTCCGCCTCAGTGGCCGCCAGCTGTTCGCCATCAACGTGTTCAAGGTGCAGGAAGTCCTGCAGTTGCCGAAGATGACGCTGATCCCGCAGCGACATCCCTTTGTGTGCGGTGTAGTCAACCTCCGAGGCCAGACACTGCCGGTGATCGACCTATCCCAGGCCATTGGCATGCGACCACTGGTACCGGATGAGCGCAGCACCATCATCGTCACCGAGTACAACCGCTCGGTACAGGCGTTCCTGGTGGGTGGCGTGGACCGCATCCTCAACCTCAACTGGGAATCCATCATGCCGCCGCCCGGAGGCGCGGGTCGCCAGCACTATCTGACGGCGATCACCAAGGTGGATGAGCAGATCGTCGAAGTCATCGACGTGGAAAAGGTGCTGGCCGAGATCGTGCCCATGAGCACACGCGTATCCGCTGATCGCCTGGGCAACCCGCTGTTGCAGATGGCTGTGGGGCGTGAGGTGCTTCTGGTGGACGATTCCAGCGTAGCTCTGACGCAACTGCGGGAGACCCTTTCGCAGCTTGGCATGCGCATGCACATGGCCAGCGATGGCCTGAAAGCATTGAAGATGCTCAAAGCCTGGGCCGACAGTGGCGAAGACATGACCGAGAAGTTGCTGATGATCTTCACCGACGCGGAAATGCCAGAGATGGATGGCTACCGCCTGACCACCGAGATTCGCAACGATCCGCGCCTGCGCGACCTCTATGTGGTCATGCACACGTCGCTGTCCGGCAGTTTCAACGATGCGATGGTGAAGAAGGTCGGCTGCGACAACTTCCTCTCCAAGTTCCAGCCCGACAGGCTGGTGGATGTGGTGATGGACCGGCTCAAGCGCGATCAATGA
- the yegS gene encoding lipid kinase YegS has product MGERKALLILHGKQATNDDVRSAVEARRNDGWELAVRVTWEGGDARRLVGEALAAGYRTLIAGGGDGTLREVAEAIVQAGSDASLALLPLGTANDFARAAGIPLEPGDALALLDVAPRAIDLGDADGHLFLNMVTGGFGSKITANTSEDLKKVLGGAAYFLTGLTHFSEVHSALGSFRGPDFSWEGEFLALGIGNGRQAGGGHPLCPQAVVDDGLLDLCIIPAPQDVVGTLTTLLSGGILGLEAVSVSARLPWVEVEATEGLDLNLDGEPLESSRLRVSARVGALRVHLPESSPLLLTG; this is encoded by the coding sequence ATGGGCGAGCGCAAAGCCTTGCTGATCCTGCATGGCAAGCAAGCAACGAACGACGACGTGAGGTCTGCCGTCGAAGCCCGTCGGAATGACGGGTGGGAGTTGGCGGTGCGTGTCACCTGGGAAGGCGGTGATGCCCGGCGTCTGGTCGGGGAAGCGTTGGCAGCGGGCTATCGGACCCTGATCGCAGGAGGCGGTGACGGCACCCTGCGCGAAGTGGCCGAAGCCATCGTCCAGGCTGGTAGCGATGCCAGCCTGGCGCTGCTGCCCCTGGGCACGGCCAATGATTTCGCTCGCGCCGCCGGCATACCTCTTGAGCCCGGCGATGCGCTGGCGCTGCTGGACGTCGCGCCACGAGCCATAGACCTGGGCGATGCCGACGGGCATCTGTTCCTCAACATGGTGACAGGGGGATTTGGCTCGAAAATCACTGCCAACACCTCTGAAGACCTGAAGAAGGTGCTCGGTGGAGCGGCTTATTTTCTCACGGGCCTTACCCACTTCTCCGAGGTGCACTCGGCTCTGGGCAGTTTTCGCGGCCCGGATTTCTCTTGGGAGGGCGAGTTCCTGGCTCTCGGAATCGGTAACGGGCGTCAGGCCGGCGGTGGCCACCCTTTGTGTCCGCAAGCTGTGGTGGACGATGGACTGCTGGATCTCTGCATCATCCCGGCGCCCCAGGACGTGGTGGGCACCCTGACAACTCTGCTCTCCGGCGGCATCCTCGGCCTGGAGGCGGTTTCCGTGAGCGCACGTCTGCCGTGGGTGGAGGTGGAAGCCACGGAAGGGCTGGACCTGAACCTTGATGGCGAACCGCTGGAAAGCTCGCGTCTGCGCGTTTCCGCGCGAGTTGGGGCGCTGCGGGTGCATCTGCCGGAGAGTTCTCCGCTGCTACTGACAGGCTAG
- a CDS encoding pirin family protein translates to MIEVRPFAELGGAHHGWLNARHHFSFASYYDSQRMNWGQLRVWNDDEIAPQSGFPPHPHQDMEIITYVREGAITHQDNLGNKGRTEAGDVQVMSAGTGIAHSEYNLEDETTKIFQIWIMPTEYGAAPSWGARPFPKGERAGSFVTLASGIDEGNDALHIRANARLAAATLKAGQTAEYRLEKGRKAYLVAAKGRYEVNGVAAEARDGVAVHDVEVLSFTASEDSEIVLVDVA, encoded by the coding sequence ATGATCGAAGTACGCCCCTTCGCTGAACTGGGTGGAGCTCACCACGGCTGGCTAAACGCTCGTCATCACTTTTCCTTCGCCAGCTACTACGACAGCCAGCGGATGAACTGGGGCCAACTGCGGGTGTGGAACGACGACGAGATCGCACCTCAGAGCGGCTTCCCGCCGCACCCGCACCAGGACATGGAAATCATCACCTACGTCCGCGAGGGTGCCATCACCCACCAGGACAACCTGGGCAACAAGGGCCGTACCGAAGCCGGCGACGTGCAAGTGATGAGCGCAGGTACCGGTATCGCCCACAGCGAGTACAACCTCGAGGACGAAACCACCAAGATCTTTCAGATCTGGATCATGCCCACCGAGTACGGCGCCGCGCCGTCCTGGGGTGCCCGTCCCTTCCCCAAGGGCGAGCGCGCAGGTAGCTTCGTCACCCTGGCTAGCGGCATTGACGAAGGTAATGACGCCCTGCATATCCGCGCCAATGCCCGACTCGCCGCCGCGACCCTGAAAGCCGGCCAGACCGCCGAGTACCGCCTGGAGAAAGGCCGCAAGGCCTACCTGGTGGCAGCCAAGGGCCGATACGAAGTGAATGGCGTTGCCGCTGAAGCCCGTGATGGCGTGGCAGTACACGATGTGGAAGTGCTCAGCTTTACCGCCAGCGAGGACAGCGAAATCGTCCTGGTGGATGTGGCCTGA